A single Brassica rapa cultivar Chiifu-401-42 chromosome A04, CAAS_Brap_v3.01, whole genome shotgun sequence DNA region contains:
- the LOC103865532 gene encoding LOW QUALITY PROTEIN: F-box/kelch-repeat protein At3g13680 (The sequence of the model RefSeq protein was modified relative to this genomic sequence to represent the inferred CDS: inserted 2 bases in 1 codon): MKTILDLPENLVEDEIFSRXCQKWNTSCKNRIFLGKEAAAKKQFLMMNSSRISLMNLDLPKDDGSPSIEQVSVLDQIQISEVFHCDGLLLCVLEDSSRPLLVWNPYLGQTRWIEPRHCGFHSSDRFALGYDKILRISNEIHPITTEHVLGYDFTSSSWKVLDGVPPERQIGSYSRGVALKGNTYFRASVVGSVLCFDFTAESFGPLLPLPLPPFHSYHGLHFLSFSCVREEDQLAVLYQHWNARETIEISVTDKIGPEVVSWTKFLKAVTGYWVDPTAGSFLVDEEKKIAVVFVLERLSFGCLHQTAHVFGQDGYFKSVRIREAPYLWNDFYPHKRYYPPLCCSSYLPSLLQLQST; encoded by the exons ATGAAGACAATTTTGGATCTTCCAGAGAATTTGGTAGAGGATGAGATATTCTCCCG CTGCCAAAAGTGGAATACTTCATGTAAAAATCGAATCTTTTTGGGTAAAGAAGCAGCAGCGAAGAAGCAGTTCTTGATGATGAACTCGAGTAGGATTAGTTTGATGAACTTGGATCTCCCCAAAGATGACGGCAGCCCATCTATAGAACAAGTAAGCGTACTTGATCAAATCCAGATCTCTGAGGTGTTTCACTGTGATGGCTTGTTGCTATGCGTCCTTGAGGATAGCTCTAGGCCTCTCTTGGTATGGAATCCTTACTTAGGACAAACGAGGTGGATCGAACCCAGACACTGTGGTTTCCATAGTTCAGACAGGTTTGCTCTCGGATACGACAAGATCCTGAGGATCTCCAACGAGATTCATCCAATTACAACTGAACACGTTTTAGGGTACGATTTCACCTCGAGTTCTTGGAAGGTTCTTGATGGTGTCCCTCCCGAGCGGCAAATAGGGTCTTATTCACGCGGCGTTGCTTTGAAGGGAAACACTTACTTTCGTGCGAGTGTTGTAGGTTCTGTCCTCTGTTTTGATTTCACAGCAGAGAGCTTCGGACCGCTTCTGCCTCTGCCTCTGCCTCCGTTTCATTCTTACCATGGATTACATTTTCTGTCTTTCTCTTGCGTTAGAGAAGAGGACCAGCTCGCTGTGTTGTATCAACATTGGAATGCTCGTGAGACGATCGAGATTAGCGTTACGGATAAGATTGGTCCTGAGGTTGTGTCGTGGACAAAGTTTTTGAAAGCGGTCACTGGCTATTGGGTTGACCCTACTGCTGGGAGTTTTCTCGTTGACGAGGAGAAGAAAATTGCTGTGGTTTTCGTTCTAGAAAGGCTCAGTTTTGGATGTCTCCACCAAACTGCTCACGTCTTCGGACAAGATGGATACTTCAAATCTGTGAGAATCCGAGAAGCTCCCTATCTTTGGAATGATTTTTATCCTCATAAGAGATATTATCCGCCACTGTGTTGCTCTTCATATCTTCCAAGCTTACTGCAACTCCAAAGCACCTAA